Part of the Flagellimonas eckloniae genome, TCGTACTTTTTAAATCCTTGAAGATTGTCAAGGGGTATAACTAGATTGGTATCGAATAGACTTTTGAGGTATGATAGCAGTGAATTCAATTTGAGAGATTTGTCATTCCGAATGTAATGAGAAATCCAGAGACTTTAGTCTATAAAAATCAACCTGCCATTAAAAAGTTCCTCCACCTCAATTTCGGGGGGTCTGTTATTACTGATAACATCTCCAGTTCCCCGAATTACTCCACTGATTCTTTGTTGCGGATTCACTAGTACATCATTAGACCCTCTGTGATTTACACTCACATTCTGAGAAACCAGTTCTCCTGCTTCAATCCGAGGGTCTCCCGCAGCAATAAAAATACTTAAATTAGAAGTTGTTCCTTGAAGTTGAAAAAAAGCAATCCCATTCACAACAATACTAATGTTCTCTGATGCAACGTTTAGATCAAAAGAACCATCTGTTGTTTCCGCTTCAGGTTCACTAAAACTTTCGGATAGCAAAGTAAGGTTGGGATAATTCAATACTCCATCACTGGAAATGGAAAATCCTGTACCACTTCTTATTTCAGTAATTTCAGGAGAGGTAACATAAATCGTTGTAACCCCATAATCTCTCACAAAATTACAGTCGTTCTCATTTCTTAATATAAGCCTGCCTTCCTCTACTTTTGCCGACACTTCATTCCTGAGAAATTCTCCTGTTTCAATTTCCACTAATTGGTCAGGTCCCTGTTTCACAACCACGTTAACATTTTCAAAGGCGGTGATTTTGGTAAATTCGGGCAACTCTACTGTTTCTCGAACCAAATCTCCAGCATTTTGAAAGCAATCGGGGACGTTATCACCATTACAGGATATCAAAAACAAAATACAATATGTTAGTATTACTTTTTTCATAGTCGTACACCTATTCCAAATTCAAGGGTTTCTGCCTTTGCTCCATGCGATTTTAGTGTGATAGCTCCAAAGAGTTTATCCCCAAAATAGCGTTTGAGTCCAATTCTATTGTAAACCTGCCCTTCAAAATCAAAAGGATAGTATACATAATAGCCCAATTGCGCAATGACACTCATTTTGTTCACAAAAAGTTCATGACCCACAAAAAGCCCTACACGTTTATAATCCGTATCAGCTGCCACGTTGAGCTCTGGAAATGAAATGGATTGGTAGCGAATCAATTCCTTTAAAAAATTGGAAAAGAACACATCAGTTCCAAATTGTATTGCACTTTTTCTTCCGAGTCTTTTATCAGCATAAGCGGAGAAAATCAAAAAACCATAACGCCCAGAATTAATGATGTCACTTTCATTTGCCCCGCTTCGCAAAGCAAAATTGTACCGAATGGGTTCAGTAACTTTTTCTGTAGTTTCAGGTTGAATAAATTCAAAGGATTTTTCAGCATTTAAATCATAGGTCACCCCAATATTAAATGCCATTGTATTTGTTGATGTATTTGGGGCCTTAAAATTGGCATTGGAATAATGTAATAGTGAAATTCCTGCTTTTACGCCCAATCCTGCAACAAGATTTTCCTTATGATAATTGAACATCAACATTGTGGAACTCAATATGTGCGTACCATAGGCATTGTTCCTAAAGTTTTCATTCTTGTCGTACGGATTGGTATTATAGGACACCCCTTGACCTACACGAAGTTGCAGATTGCGCTTTAAAAAGTAAAAATTATAATGGGCATATAATCCATAATGGTCTCCCAAAATAGAACTGTTTGTGTTTTGATAAACAAAGGAAATTCCGGTATCTGGGTATCCATACAAAGATTCCCATTCTTCATGTCCGAACCTTTTTCTACTCAATCCTAAAATAAATCCCCCTGGGTGATCCGTAATTAAATGCGAGATTGCAGGGTTATGCAGTAAAATTGACCCATAAAACTGATTTGCATCCAAGACATACTTTTTAGGGACTTCCCGTTCTTGGGAAAACCCATAGCAACCGTATAAAAAGACACATAAATAAAGTAGGCGCTTCATGAGGCGCAAAAGTAGGAAATTAAAACACCTGCTTAGCAATAGCTTTAATATTATCTGATTTCCCCATGGAATAATAATGTAATACAGGTACTCCAGCTTCCTTTAGCTCTTTGGATTGTTCAATACACCATTCTACACCTACTTGACGAACTTCCTTGTTAGTTTTGCAGGATTCCACAGCGTCCACCAAATCTTGAGGAATATCTACTCGGAATACTTGTGGAAGCAATTGTAAATGTCGTTTTACAGCTATTGGCTTTATTCCTGGAATAATGGGAACATCAATGCCCATTTTTCGTGCTTCTTCCACAAATTCAAAATATTTCTGGTTATCAAAAAACATTTGTGTAACCACATAATCAGCTCCCAATTCTACTTTTTGCTTCAATCGTTTCAAATCAGATTTTAAGGATGGAGCCTCCATATGTTTTTCAGGATAACCTGCAACACCAATACAAAAGTTGGCACAATTATCTGTTTCAATCACATCATGTAAATAATTCCCACAGTTTATTTCTTGAATTTGATGCACTAGATCAGAAGCAAATTTGTGCCCTCCGTTGGTAGGTTCAAAATACTTCTCTTCCCGCATGGCGTCACCTCGTAATGCCATAACATTGTCAATACCCAAATAGTGACAATCCACCAGAAGATATTCAGTCTCTTCTCGCGTAAATCCACCACAAAGGACATGAGGAACCGTGTCCACATTATATTTATGCGTAATTGAAGCACAAATACCCAAGGTCCCCGGACGCATTCTGGTCAATTTCTTATCTAATAATCCATCACGGTCAATGTATACATACTCCTCCCTTGAAGTTGTTACATCAATAAATGGTGGGTTAAACTCCATTAAAGGGTCAATATTATTGTAGAGTTCCTGAATATTTCTGCCTTTAACTGGAGGGATTATTTCAAAGCTAAAAAGAGTCTTCCCCTTTGCGTTTTTAATATGGTCGGTAACCTTCATAATTTATGCTTCAACAATATTTGGAGCAAGCCATTTTTCTGCTTCCTCTAATTTGATATTCTTTCTTTTGGAAAAGTCTGCCACTTGATCTTGTTTTATTTTACCCAAGCCAAAATACTTGGCCTTCGGGTGCCCAAAATAGTAGCCACTAACACTGGCAGCTGGCCACATGGCCAAACTTTCTGTCAACTTCACCCCAATTTTTTCTTCTACATTTAGTAATTCCCAAATAGTCACTTTCTCCAAATGATCAGGGCACGCCGGATATCCTGGGGCTGGTCTGATTCCAGTATACTTCTCATCAATTAAATCATCATTGGATAGGGTTTCGCTTGATGCGTATCCCCAATGTTTGGTACGCACTTCCTTATGAAGATATTCTGCAAAGGCTTCCGCCAAACGATCAGCCAAGGCCTTAATCATTATGGAATTGTAATCATCAAGGTTTTTCTCGAATTCAGTAGCCAACTCTTTTGTTCCAAATCCTGTGCTAACACAAAAACATCCCATATAATCCTGGATTCCCATATCTTCGGGAGCTATGAAGTCAGAGAGGCCAATATTCGGAACTCCTGCTCTTTTTTTAAGTTGTTGCCGTAAGGTTCTAAATGTAAATTTTGATTTTCCATCTACCCCGGAAAGAAGATTTATATCATCATTGTCATTTGAATTCGCCTTAAACAGCCCAAAAATACCCTTTGCTGTCAATAGTTTCTCTTCAAACACTTTTTTCAATAGTTTTTGTGCATCTCGAAAAAGCTCTGAAGCCTGTTCTCCCACTACCTCGTCCTTTAGGATGGCGGGATATTTCCCATGCAAGTCCCAACTTCTGAAAAATGGTGTCCAATCTATAAAACCGGTCAGTTTTTGTAAATCAAAATCTTCAATGACTTGAATACCGAGTTGATTTGGTTTTTTGATGTCTTCGGCATTCCATTCAATCTTAAGTTTATTTTTTCTAGCCTCTTCCAACGAAAGATATTCTTTCTGTTTGGTTCGATTTAAGAATTTTTCCCGAAAGCTTTCATAATCCAATTTGATGGATTTTTTGTAGTTATCCGAAGTCTCCTTTTGCAATAAATCCCCAACAACTGTAACCGCTCTGGAAGCATCATTGACATGCACTACAGCTTGACTATATTGTGTGTCTATCTTTACAGCTGTATGTGCTTTACTTGTGGTTGCCCCTCCGATTAACAATGGAACCTTAAATTCTTGTCGCTCCATTTCTTTTGCCAAAAAAACCATTTCATCTAAAGATGGAGTGATCAAGCCACTAAGCCCAATAATATCTACCTGTTCTTCTTTGGCTTTATTGATGATTTTTTCTGGCGGTACCATAACCCCCATATCTACAATTTCATAGTTGTTGCAGGCAAGGACCACGCTAACAATGTTTTTCCCAATGTCGTGTACGTCTCCTTTTACCGTTGCCATCAAAATTTTCCCGGCACCTTTTGCATCTTCAATTTGAGGGTTTTTTAATTTCTCTTCTTCAATATAGGGCAGTAAATAGGCCACCGCTTTTTTCATTACCCGAGCAGACTTGACCACTTGCGGAAGAAACATTTTTCCGCTTCCAAATAAATCGCCTACCACGTTCATTCCGGTCATTAAATGCCCTTCAATTACCTCTATGGGTTTGGAAACAGAAACTCTCGCTTCTTCAACGTCTTCCTCAATAAATTGATCTACACCTTTTACCAAGGCGCGGGTAATTCGGTTTTGCAATGGTTCTTCACGCCACGATAAGTCGACCTTGCTTTCTTTAACCTTGCCAACCACAGTTTCGGCAAATTCCAACAGGCGTTCTGTGGCATCATCCCTTCTATTTAGGATAACATCTTCTACATGCTCCAATAAATCTTTTGGAATATCGTCATAAACTTCGAGCAAGGCCGGGTTTACAATACCCATATTCATTCCCGCTTTAATGGCATGATATAGAAAAACGGAGTGCATGGCTTCCCTAACGGGATTGTTTCCTCTAAAAGAAAACGAAACATTACTGACTCCACCGCTTACACTACAATGCGGTAAATTTTCACGAACCCATTTTGTGCTTTGAATAAAATCCAATGCATTGAGCTTGTGCTCATCCATCCCTGTGGCAACAGGAAATATATTAAGGTCAAAGATGATGTCTTCTGGAGCAAAATTTACTTCATCAACTAAAATGCGATAGGAACGCTCTGCAATTTCCTTACGTCTTTCTAGGTTATCAGCTTGTCCAACCTCATCAAAAGCCATTACAATAACAGCGGCTCCATAGCGCTTTATTAATTTGGCATGATGGACGAATTGTTCTTCCCCTTCCTTTAGACTTATCGAGTTTACTACACATTTTCCCTGCACCACCTGAAGCCCTGCTTCAATAATATCCCATTTGGAGCTATCAATCATTATGGGGACACGTGCTATGTCCGGTTCTGCTACAATTAGATTTAAAAACTTAACCATAGCTTCTTTCCCATCAATTAGACCATCGTCCATATTGATGTCTATTATTTGGGCACCTCCTTCAACTTGGTGACGCGCAACATCCAATGCCTCGTCAAATTTCTCTTCCTTAATTAAGCGAAGGAATTTTTTAGATCCTGCAACATTGGTACGTTCCCCGACATTTACGAAATTACTCTCTGGGGTAATTACCAAGGGTTCAAGCCCCGAGAGTTTTAAAAAACGTTGTTCCTTGTTCGTAGTCATAAATCGATTACTCTTTATACTGGAATTGCGAGTTTTCTTGGTTTGTACTCCTTTACCAAATCTGCAATGGCCTCAATATGCTCTGGTGTAGTTCCGCAACAACCGCCAACAATATTTATCAAGCCCTTTTCCACATATTCCTTGATTTGGTCTGCCATTTGTTCCGGGGTTTCATCATATTCACCAAACGCATTGGGTAAACCGGCATTGGGGTGTGCTGAAACACCATATCCAGTTTTTGACGAAATAACCTCCAAATGGGGAGTAAGCTGTTTGGCTCCCAATGCACAATTGAATCCAACGGTCAAAATAGAAATGTGAGAAATGGAAATTAAAAAGGCTTCTGCTGTTTGACCTGATAAGGTACGTCCGGATGCATCTGTGATTGTACCGCTCACCATTACCGGAACAGTACTATTTCGTTCTTCTTTTACCTCTTCAATGGCAAAGAGTGCTGCCTTTGCATTTAATGTATCGAAAATAGTTTCGACCAAAAGAATATCCGAACCACCATCCAATAGCGCTTCTACCTGTTCTTTGTATGCTATTCTAAGTTCATCAAAAGATACAGCCCTGAACCCTGGGTCATTGACATCTGGTGACATACTGGCCGTTTTATTTGTTGGGCCAATGCTACCAGCTACGAATCTTGGCTTATGTGGTTCTTTTGCAGTGAATTCATCAGCAACCTTTTTGGCTATTTTGGCTGATTCATAATTGAGTTCATACACCAACTCTTCCATATGGTAATCTGCCATGGCAATTGTAGTGCCCGAAAAGGTATTGGTTTCCACAATATCCGCTCCGGCGGCAAAATATTTTCGATGTACTTCAGCTATAGCCTCAGGTTGAGTTAATGAGAGCAGGTCATTATTTCCTTGAAGCGGGTGTTCCCAATCTTTAAATCGGTTTCCCCTAAAATCTTTTTCCTGAAATTTATAGCGTTGCAACATGGTCCCCATGGCACCATCTAACACCAAAATCCGTTCCTGTAAAATTTCTTCAATACTTTTCATAATACTATTACCCTTTTAAAAGGGTCATATCGGTATATCAAGAAAAGTGTAGGAAATACAGTAGATGCGTATTTATTACGTTATCCATCCCAAAATGGGTAGAATGTAGCACCTTCTTTACGGCTAAAGGGTTGCTAAGGTTTCACTGGGTCTAATCCCTCCACCTTTCT contains:
- the metF gene encoding methylenetetrahydrofolate reductase [NAD(P)H] gives rise to the protein MKVTDHIKNAKGKTLFSFEIIPPVKGRNIQELYNNIDPLMEFNPPFIDVTTSREEYVYIDRDGLLDKKLTRMRPGTLGICASITHKYNVDTVPHVLCGGFTREETEYLLVDCHYLGIDNVMALRGDAMREEKYFEPTNGGHKFASDLVHQIQEINCGNYLHDVIETDNCANFCIGVAGYPEKHMEAPSLKSDLKRLKQKVELGADYVVTQMFFDNQKYFEFVEEARKMGIDVPIIPGIKPIAVKRHLQLLPQVFRVDIPQDLVDAVESCKTNKEVRQVGVEWCIEQSKELKEAGVPVLHYYSMGKSDNIKAIAKQVF
- a CDS encoding head GIN domain-containing protein, whose product is MKKVILTYCILFLISCNGDNVPDCFQNAGDLVRETVELPEFTKITAFENVNVVVKQGPDQLVEIETGEFLRNEVSAKVEEGRLILRNENDCNFVRDYGVTTIYVTSPEITEIRSGTGFSISSDGVLNYPNLTLLSESFSEPEAETTDGSFDLNVASENISIVVNGIAFFQLQGTTSNLSIFIAAGDPRIEAGELVSQNVSVNHRGSNDVLVNPQQRISGVIRGTGDVISNNRPPEIEVEELFNGRLIFID
- a CDS encoding acyloxyacyl hydrolase codes for the protein MKRLLYLCVFLYGCYGFSQEREVPKKYVLDANQFYGSILLHNPAISHLITDHPGGFILGLSRKRFGHEEWESLYGYPDTGISFVYQNTNSSILGDHYGLYAHYNFYFLKRNLQLRVGQGVSYNTNPYDKNENFRNNAYGTHILSSTMLMFNYHKENLVAGLGVKAGISLLHYSNANFKAPNTSTNTMAFNIGVTYDLNAEKSFEFIQPETTEKVTEPIRYNFALRSGANESDIINSGRYGFLIFSAYADKRLGRKSAIQFGTDVFFSNFLKELIRYQSISFPELNVAADTDYKRVGLFVGHELFVNKMSVIAQLGYYVYYPFDFEGQVYNRIGLKRYFGDKLFGAITLKSHGAKAETLEFGIGVRL
- the metH gene encoding methionine synthase encodes the protein MTTNKEQRFLKLSGLEPLVITPESNFVNVGERTNVAGSKKFLRLIKEEKFDEALDVARHQVEGGAQIIDINMDDGLIDGKEAMVKFLNLIVAEPDIARVPIMIDSSKWDIIEAGLQVVQGKCVVNSISLKEGEEQFVHHAKLIKRYGAAVIVMAFDEVGQADNLERRKEIAERSYRILVDEVNFAPEDIIFDLNIFPVATGMDEHKLNALDFIQSTKWVRENLPHCSVSGGVSNVSFSFRGNNPVREAMHSVFLYHAIKAGMNMGIVNPALLEVYDDIPKDLLEHVEDVILNRRDDATERLLEFAETVVGKVKESKVDLSWREEPLQNRITRALVKGVDQFIEEDVEEARVSVSKPIEVIEGHLMTGMNVVGDLFGSGKMFLPQVVKSARVMKKAVAYLLPYIEEEKLKNPQIEDAKGAGKILMATVKGDVHDIGKNIVSVVLACNNYEIVDMGVMVPPEKIINKAKEEQVDIIGLSGLITPSLDEMVFLAKEMERQEFKVPLLIGGATTSKAHTAVKIDTQYSQAVVHVNDASRAVTVVGDLLQKETSDNYKKSIKLDYESFREKFLNRTKQKEYLSLEEARKNKLKIEWNAEDIKKPNQLGIQVIEDFDLQKLTGFIDWTPFFRSWDLHGKYPAILKDEVVGEQASELFRDAQKLLKKVFEEKLLTAKGIFGLFKANSNDNDDINLLSGVDGKSKFTFRTLRQQLKKRAGVPNIGLSDFIAPEDMGIQDYMGCFCVSTGFGTKELATEFEKNLDDYNSIMIKALADRLAEAFAEYLHKEVRTKHWGYASSETLSNDDLIDEKYTGIRPAPGYPACPDHLEKVTIWELLNVEEKIGVKLTESLAMWPAASVSGYYFGHPKAKYFGLGKIKQDQVADFSKRKNIKLEEAEKWLAPNIVEA
- a CDS encoding homocysteine S-methyltransferase family protein; amino-acid sequence: MKSIEEILQERILVLDGAMGTMLQRYKFQEKDFRGNRFKDWEHPLQGNNDLLSLTQPEAIAEVHRKYFAAGADIVETNTFSGTTIAMADYHMEELVYELNYESAKIAKKVADEFTAKEPHKPRFVAGSIGPTNKTASMSPDVNDPGFRAVSFDELRIAYKEQVEALLDGGSDILLVETIFDTLNAKAALFAIEEVKEERNSTVPVMVSGTITDASGRTLSGQTAEAFLISISHISILTVGFNCALGAKQLTPHLEVISSKTGYGVSAHPNAGLPNAFGEYDETPEQMADQIKEYVEKGLINIVGGCCGTTPEHIEAIADLVKEYKPRKLAIPV